A stretch of Castanea sativa cultivar Marrone di Chiusa Pesio chromosome 2, ASM4071231v1 DNA encodes these proteins:
- the LOC142624024 gene encoding uncharacterized protein LOC142624024, with product MQFFKENLPNLSVVRTEGNKQFEVQWNDKEHKVSMNHADERDIHSSLLRQLSMVYPDCPATVASLGGFEFSSKAVKTSYLGAGNLQINDFVLEEPSETQILGMQDGLQTPGVSSQRLSVGMTPKTLRLPKPGEMLLSVHGSPLGVYKEDNMEAINESEED from the exons AtgcaatttttcaaagaaaatctTCCAAACCTTTCAGTTGTAAGAACTGAAGGAAACAAACAATTTGAAGTTCAATGGAATGATAAGGAACATAAGGTATCCATGAACCATGCTGATGAAAGAGACATACATTCTTCTCTTCTGCGCCAGTTGTCCATGGTTTATCCTGACTGCCCTGCTACTGTTGCATCTTTGGGTGGCTTTGAGTTTTCTAGCAAAGCAG TGAAAACAAGCTATCTAGGTGCTGGTAATCTGCAAATAAATGACTTT gttttggaGGAGCCATCAGAAACCCAGATACTTGGGATGCAAGATGGTCTTCAAACTCCTGGG GTGAGTAGCCAAAGGCTGTCTGTTGGGATGACACCCAAAACATTGAGGCTGCCTAAGCCTGGTGAGATGCTTTTATCTGTACATGGCTCACCCCTTGGAGTCTACAAAGAAGACAATATGGAAGCCATAAATG AGTCTGAAGAGGATTGA
- the LOC142626457 gene encoding L10-interacting MYB domain-containing protein-like, whose amino-acid sequence MVTIQYERDMVGGKRIVKTICSICFEDLKPFAQDLQAISICGHVFHEPCLQQWFKHCLRRRRYSCPVCMQKCTAKNVSRLYFQSVEDSNDSVLAKNEEDPQDLRCQIQRFEDKVDGLSSLFKFQRKDLKTEIDNQTNQEQYEDVWSSPNWSPHLEKIFVELLIEEMNYHTDVCVSDFNEEAWDHVCKEFNQQTGLNYDKMELKKHLSVLRKRYCIVKPLYNHGNFGWNYRWKMVDVDDLVWKEYVQVHPEIAPYRKWGCPIYEELCKIFTKPMVTGKQAIVIGGDRSGRNYLARSRENVNDIVLHGCNKRQSAQLLGSGPNKKYHKGTENSREINSVLKSNGTATPQTNDPYSESHCVAILNGMQGVDCSTYSVACDLFQRPTWRKTFISTKSEKRLTWLKAMLPSVP is encoded by the exons ATGGTCACCATACAATATGAGAGAGATATGGTGGGTGGCAAGCGCATTGTCAAGACCATCTGCTCGATTTGCTTCGAAGATCTCAAGCCCTTTGCTCAAGATCTCCAAGCCATCTCCATCTGCGGTCATGTCTTCCACGAGCCATg TTTACAACAGTGGTTCAAGCACTGCTTGAGAAGGAGGAGATATAGTTGCCCTGTATGCATGCAAAAATGTACAGCAAAAAATGTCAGTCGCCTCTACTTTCAATCAGTCGAGGACTCCAACGATTCCGTTCTCGCCAAGAATGAGGAAGATCCCCAAGACTTGCGCTGCCAAATTCAGAGATTTGAGGACAAGGTTGATGGGCTTAGCTCTCTTTTCAAGTTCCAGCGGAAGGACCTCAAAACAGAG ATTGATAATCAGACAAATCAAGAGCAATATGAGGATGTTTGGTCCAGTCCAAACTGGTCACCACACCTGGAGAAGATATTCGTAGAATTGCTGATTGAAGAAATGAACTACCATACAGACGTGTGTGTCAGTGACTTTAATGAGGAGGCATGGGACCATGTATGCAAAGAATTTAATCAGCAAACAGGTCTAAATTACGATAAGATGGAATTGAAAAAACATCTTTCTGTTTTAAGAAAACGATATTGTATTGTAAAACCTTTGTATAACCATGGCAACTTTGGTTGGAATTATCGTTGGAAGATGGTGGATGTTGATGATCTTGTGTGGAAAGAATATGTTCAG GTGCATCCTGAGATTGCGCCATACAGGAAATGGGGGTGTCCTATTTATGAAGAGCTATGCAAAATATTTACGAAGCCAATGGTCACTGGAAAGCAAGCCATTGTAATTGGTGGAGATAGGTCTGGAAGAAACTATCTGGCACGCTCAAGGGAGAATGTCAATGACATTGTTTTACATGGATGCAACAAGCGCCAGTCAGCACAGCTTTTGGGTTCAGGACCCAACAAGAAATATCATAAGGGAACTGAGAATTCAAGGGAGATTAATTCTGTCTTGAAATCAAATGGAACTGCAACACCTCAAACTAATGACCCATATTCTGAAAGTCATTGTGTTGCTATACTAAATGGTATGCAAGGTGTTGATTGCAGTACTTATAGTGTTGCTTGTGATTTGTTTCAGCGCCCAACCTGGAGAAAAACATTCATATCGACAAAAAGTGAGAAGAGGTTGACCTGGTTGAAAGCCATGCTTCCGAGCGTTCCATGA